From Antechinus flavipes isolate AdamAnt ecotype Samford, QLD, Australia chromosome 1, AdamAnt_v2, whole genome shotgun sequence:
ACTAACTCCactcctaattattatttttttactcataTTCGGCCCCTGCATTTTCAAACTGCTcatgagatttgtttcctctaggCTTCAAGCTGTGAATTTTCAACTGCTCCTTCAGCTTGGAGATCATGGGACTACTGACGGGTTCACACAATATCTCTTAGATGCCACTGCTGCTATCTTCAGAGCTTATAATTTCCCTCCTGGCAGGAACCCCCATCAACTTAGGGACATCTCTATGACCCTTGCCAGGTTGAAGCAGTTACAGAAGAGACCCTCATCCCTTtaccccaaatgaatttgagggaactgcttgagggggaaaatgatgtaaattgtgtcctcCTTGGCTTTTTGGGggagcaatggaaaaaaaaaaaaaactctgagaaaCTCTCCTGGGAGAGGCCTGCTTCAGGAAATCAAGATAAatggtttcattttgttattttggtgGGATTAGCTGCACTCtttattgagctgaaaattagtccaggaccactcctagtAATGGGTGGCTTAAGAACCTTTCCCAAACTaaacttattatctttctctcCAAAATGCATCCATCTTCCAAAACTCACTATTTCTATTGGAGGTGCAACTATCATTCCATGTTCCCAGGCCTATAAAATCAGTATTATCCTCAAGTCCTCAGTTGCAGTAGCCAAATCTTGTTTCTGCCTCTGCAACGACTCTTGTGACAGATACTTTTCCTCTATTCATACAGCCTGGATCTGATAATCTGCTCAAATTGTCCCTAGCCCCTAGGCCAGGATTTGGCCATAAAACAGAGACCTGTTATCACACTCTTTACAAATCTCCTCATTAAGGAAGGATTTGTCTACTAAGAAAATTCtttcttagtgaaaaataaaactttttataagaAAGTTTTTGCCACAGATATTGGGGCTTGAgaattcttttgcatttggaCCTGTGTTTCCGAGCAGAGGGGATCACTCCCCCTTATTCCCACACCTCAACActactatgtattaggcacttTCAGAGACGCTAGAGATCcaagaacaaagaatgaaacaatctctacatTCAAGGCTAAATGGGAAACaagaacatgtatatatatatacacacacatatatatatatgtatatatatagagaataatatataataataataataatgagaaatacATAATATGAAGTTAATAAATATACCTATGTGCAAAACagttaattataaaatatttacaagttTGAAGAGGATAATCATAATTGGGGGGGGTGGGATCCAGACAGTAGAACATGATGTTTGAGATGTgtctcaaagaaagaaaggacattTTGAAGGTTAGGTAAGGAGTCAGTTCCTTCCAGGCATGTGAGCCAAACAGAGCAAAGGCATAGAGATGGGAAATTAATTGTaatgtgtgaggaacagagagaaggccaGTAGGTTGGGATTGAAGCATATGGGAGGAAAAGTAATGTCCAATAAAGTTAGAAAGATAAGTTGAGGCCAGGTTGGGAAGGGccttaaaagctaaacagaggagtttttattttatcctaaaggcattAAGAAACCACTGGAGTTAAGGAGTAGATAAGTGATACACCAGATTTTCAGGTATGGAAAATTGCTTTGGCAACACTATGTATGAAGGCATAAAATGAGAAGGGATTTGAGGCAGGAAGAGTAATTAGGCAGCTGTTGCAAGAATGTAAGAGAGAGGTGATGAGCTAAGGAGGTGGCTGTATGAATAGAGGAAAAATATCTGTCGCAAGAGTTGttgcagagacagaaacaagatttggcTACTGCAACTGAGGACTTGAGGATAATACTGATTTTATAAGCCTGGGGACATGGAGTGATAGTTGCACCTCCAATAGAAATAGTGAGTTTTGGAAGATGGATGTTTTTTGgagaaaaagataataagttcagttttggaaaGGTTCTTAAGCCACCCATTTTGAAATATCCAAAAGGTAATTTGGCAATATAGGACTGAAACTTAGCCTAGAACCTAGactggatacacacacacacacacacacacacacacacgcatgcatacATAgctatgtatgtgtttatatagagTTGCTAGTTAAATCCATAGGAACTGATGAGGTTACCCAAAGACAGAATGGATAACAGGAGGACAGAGGATTGAGGAGCATTTCTGATGATACTCTGCTCTTCCCTCCCTCACTGAGTCTCAGGAGTTtggatagagacagacagaaagatgaaTAAACAGTCAGAAAAGAGGCAAGATCTTTAGATGTGAGTACTAAATtggatgcttctttttttttttctgttttgcccTGGAAACATCTTCCTCTTCATTATGTAGTTTAGGAGCTGGCTTTATAGCTTGAGGACAGTTCTATAAGGGTTGCCACAAGTTAAGACTTCATCTGCTGGTAGCTGAGACACTTTGAAGCCAGTTCGGCAGAGATCCTGATCAGGCCCCAAGAACAAAGACTTAAGTGGCTGAGAGGACCAGCAGCTAGCTACTTTGACCCCTGTCTGGCTGCTGAGCTGGATACGGTCTGAGACCTCTGACTCCCACTCCAGCTatcccccccaccaccaccacccccacaCCTTCCTGAAGTACCCTAAATATCTAGAGGGTAAACAGGAGTATGGGAGATTGGAGACGATGGGGCTCTTAGGGGAGCTCAATAGTTTTCCCTAAATTTTGATCATGACAAATAAACCATGTGGCTATCATATGTTGATTGCCTATGCTCTGTGACAATGGAGATCATTAAAAGCAGACATTTTAGATGTGAGATGAATGTAGttattgattttctattttttgaaaaatgtttttaatcagTATTTTGCTTCATCCCTTAGCCCAAATTCTCAATTCAGCCAAGGGTATATTTTAACTTGTCTAGCTGCTTAGGGCCCCCTGCTGTGGGAAGTTCTTTCTTGCACCAGGGAGATCTCTTCAGGACGGCCTGACTGGGGGCTTGCACATAGCATCACCTGGTGGGCAACGCAGAAATTGCACTCCATTGATGGATAACCTAGGATCAAGCCAGCATAAAAGCTGATTGGGGATATTTTTACATTGCTGTTGGCCTCCATGTTGTATCTGTTTctgggaagaaaagagaacagaagcaCTATTTACAAATGTTCACTTTGATCAGTTAGTTCCATTGCATGGATTACTTAAGATACTCACAAAATGCCTGCTTGGGACAGCTGTGAGATCAGATCCAGTTCAGGGCTTCTCTCTTATCTGAATCATAACCACTGAGGATTTTTCAGGCTGAATAGCCTACGTGTGGCAGTACTGGCCATTTGTAACTTGGAGAACCTCTCAGCATAAAATAAGTTCTCAGCCTTTCTAGTGCCTTTCTAAACTTGTTCTCAGTTTTTAAACTTTGGCTCTCCAACTCAGTTCTGACTTCTTGCCCAACCTTCTAGATGAATTCCATGTCTGAATTGCTCTCTTTGGTTGCCCACCAGCTTTTGGTGTAATTCTTTGAATCTCATTCTAGAGAATACTCTTTCTTAAGGGCCCTAGAAATTGCTGCTTACATCTGGCATTTTTGCCACAAATCACCTCCCACTCTAGGTGACACGGACTACTTGGGAATCAATATCAGATATCTGTTGCACCTTTAGATGAAGATGTTCAGTTTCTCTGGgccctaatttcctcatctgtaaaatggggagggggcgatgactagatgatttctaaggttccttctggctctacctctaaattatctttcctccttcttctgaCACATTAATTGGACTCCTCACTGAAAAATTAGTAAAGTGTAATTCTACTCCTTGAGATCAAGGGCTAgctctattttgtatatatatccCCAATGCCTAATACAGCACAGtcctttcagttgtgtccaatttctCATGACCCCAGTTGgggatcttcttggcaaaaaatactggagtggtttgccatttccttctccagctcattttacagatgaagaaactgaggcaaacagagttaaatgatttgtccaaggccacacagctagtaagtatctgaggtcagatttgaattcagggcttcctgactctgggctcaCCATTCTATCCATTACACTATCTAGTTGCTACATActgcagtaggtgcttaataaatgcttattgattgatctgAATCCTCTTTCTCAGTAATATGTGCTGCTTCTTAAGTgcagaatctattttgtttttgccttgtTTGTAGGGGTGTTCAGCCTTTGTTTGGGTTTGGTATACCCAGCACCTAATTTGATGCCTTTCATACAGTGGGGACTTAATTAgtgttgaattaaattggatttctattctttcttctgccAAACCTCCCTTCCCACAATCCAGATCACAAGGGTACATTTGGAAGAGGGGATGATGAACCTACAAAGGAAAGACTATACAAATTCAGAAATAGGATATAAACTAATTAGAAATACACAAAAatctcagtttttgtttttaatgacacCTAAACTTTGGACATTTTATTGAACTTTATCCAGTCTCTGGATCTAACTTTAGTCATTAGTCTGTCTATATCTCATATGGACTCCAAAGAAAATGGCCCCAAAGTATTTTCCACCAATTTAGGATTCACCTCCCTAAATGAATGGGAACCAGATCATTGTTCTGCTTGACAAGGTCAAGTTCTCTTCATTATCAAGGATAGTATTTTGATGCTTCAACCATTCAGGTTTAGCTAACTAATATTTTACCTACTTCCAAAAGAAGAGAGGGTACATAGAGTTCTATAAAAGAACCTATCATTCAAGTTTTCCCCATTACCTCAGAAAACAGAATTGCTCCTTCATATGTTTCAAGAGAACATAAGAACAAAACCAATCCCTCACAAATTATGAGAACTGTAATTAGGATGCGTCAACAGGATACCCAAATTAAAAGGAGCAtgctcctcttctctcttcttctagaGCTCTCCAGGGACCTTTATCCCCAACGTTGTTCTTACTGTATCCCAAGATCAAGAGAAATAACTGCTAATTTGCCTCTCCTTCATTTCTGTCCCCTGTATTATTCTCTACTTCCCATTTCACCTCCTCCTGAGAATCATTGTCTGTACTACTACTACTTGTCTTCAAAGCACAAATGAATTATAGACTCCCAAATTTTGAAAAGACCTTAAAATGATCTACTTCTCTCAATACCCAAATTGTAACTGAAAGGATAGTAATATTACTATCTTCACCATAAATAGGGAAGACTGGAGGTTTAGgggcaaagataatgaatttcattttgaaaatattcagtTTGCGTTGCCTACTGAATAATCAGAGAAATTATTTAACACGCATCTGATAATGAATGACTGAAATTCAGGAAAGAGGTTAGGGCTAGATAGATTTGGAAGTCATTTGCAAAAAGATAATTCTAGGACAAGCCTACTatatgaaaactccaagaaaaaaagaatagaggaaaaaagagaagaagaccCAGAGCAGAATCCCAGAGAATACTCCATGCTAGATCAGCAAAACATGAATGGATGTTGAGCCAAGAAGCTGAGGACTGGTCATAGAGGTAGGAGGAGAACACAGAGAGAACAATCATAGAAGCCAAAAGGAGGACAGTGTGTCCAGAAAAAGGGGATGAAGAATGGGAGGATGAGGGTAGATCAGCAGTATGGAAAAGTCCCTGAGcctgagaactgagaaaagacgATTGGATTTAGCAGTTAAAGAATGATTAGTTACCTCAGAGTTTACCTGAGTCTCAATAGGCTGATGAAGTTGGAAAACAGATTAAGAGATTAGAAAGTAGAGACGGGAAACAAAGAATTCTTTCTAGGAATTCTGTAGTGAGAGGAAAGAGACACAGAATAAAAGTTTGAAGAAAGATGGCAAGAACAAAtaagaattgtatttttttaaaggatagattAAATCTGCGAATGATTGTAGACAGTAGAGAAGGAACTAgtacaaaggaagaaattggaaagagagagaaattcctTTGAGAGAGAATGATGGCCAAAGAATAACTGAAGCCtagagaagatggagaaatattGCATCGAGGGCACAGAGATCAGAAATCAGAAATCAGAGGGGGTTGGCCTGAGCAAGAAGGAGGGTTTCCTTTTTTTGGAAACAGGCAAAAAGCAGGAATGAATAGGTGAAGATTTAGAGGGGTTTCCAGGTATgggataaaggaaaaaaggaggctCATAACAGATAgcttctattttctcagtaaaacaGGAGGTGAGAATATCTGTTGAGAGAGCAAAGAACAAATTTGGGggaactaagggaaaaaaaagagaaaagtaactTGGATTCTAAATGATTGTAATTCCATGTCATTCAGATTTAAATTGGATATTTGGGATAATCAGTTATGCAAATATCCCTAAATTTCCATTCAGGGAATTCTCTCTCAATAAATCTGGAACCAAACAGAATTCCAGGATCAAACAGGGACCAGTTGGTAAtgaaaataacaaggaaaaatgtccctttctctctcagaTTCCCACTGACAATCAAGTTaagaactatttattaagcatctattatgtgccaggtactgtgctaccTGCCAGCTGGGAAGGACACTTTTCCTGGATGACTCATATACTCAGGATTGAGACCCAGCTCTCTCCAATAGATTGTtaatgatttttgaattttttgtttgtttgtttgatttgcCTTGTTATTGTTTCTACTATGCCTTCAGAACTACTTGCTGTTCCTTTGCCAAGCAGCTGTTGAAAGAAGTTCTCTGCTGAGAAGTTCTctataaatatcttttaatttttttttaaactttgtattaCTAGAAAATGTTTTACacttgagtgaagtgagcagaactaggagaatattgtacacagtaacagcaaaataatgtgatgatcaactatgatagactcagCTCTTTCAGCAAGTCAGTAATTCAAGTTGGagtagaaaatgctatctgcacccagagagaaaactatggggatACTGAATATGGATCCagtacagtattttcatctttttgtttgtttgttttttctttctcaagtttttattttcctttttggtctgatttttcttatacaatatgacaatatggaaatatgtttaaaagaattatacatgtttaacctatatcaacttgcttgctatcttggggagagaggaaataagggaagaagggagaaaaattggaataaaaattttttacaaaaatgaatgttggaaactatcttcatctgtatttggaaaaattaaatgtattgaagaaaacaatttttttaaagctttataaatacaattatttatttGGCTGTGGCGTCTTCTTTAAAGAAACTGGACTTCTTCAAAGTTCTTGAAATTGCTTTGTGCAATAACTTTTGTGaattacaatagacttggaaGGAAACTGCcaatcatatccagaaaaagaattatgaagattaaatgtggatcgaagcatagtattttcatctttttgtttctttctcgtgattttttttcccttttggtctgatttttcttgtataatatgacatatatggtaatatatttaaaaggatggCATATTTTTAACCTATTATCAGATTGGGTGCTGTCTTGAGAGGGAAggtgaagaagggagaaaaattttgaacacaaagttttacaaaaataatgttgaaaattatttttacatgtatttagagaaataaaatactatgggggggggggaaacttgTGAGACTACTTTATAAACAAACCCAGGGCTAACCCATCTTTAGCTATTACATTAGTTAAGTACTGCTATAGCCTTAAAAacttatttggtttttttcttttaagactaGTCTTTCTTTGTCCAAAAAGTTGTCTATTCCTTAGTTATGGCCCATCTATCTGCCTGGCATCTTTTCCTTGTCCTGAGCCTTCTTTGAAAACTTTCCTTCCTTTTGCTCCTCATTCTATAAACTGGAAACATCTACGCTTGGAACAATCTAAGCTTAGACCTCcatattttctgtccaaattctcCAAAATGGGAACCTTTTCACAATTTCCCATATATCTCTGACAGAATCCTTCATAACACCCAGGATATCTGGGAACTGCTCTGACTCCAGAATTTCCTTAGATGCCCCAAAACATTGTGAATCTCTTTTTACCACAGCCTGATAGCACATTTCTGGTTACTTTCCTTCCCTGGCCTGATTGGAAAGTTTGTCCTTACTGCATGCGGTGTGAAGGAAAATGTGCAAACCTGGTTGTGAGGTCTTGACTCCTGCTGAAAAGGTGGGTGCTAGGTCAATGAACTACCTTAATATCTTTCCCTTATTGACTGCCTCCTGTTCCCCTGAACGTCGCTAGTTAAGCCTCCTTCTTTTGGAAGTCTTCACCTAAACACATAAAAAATGAGGATTTAATGCTCTAAATACCGACTTGCTCATCTAATTCTATTGTAAAAGTCCTTTTTTGGTCCCATGAAGAAACTCTTACAGGTCTACAGTCACATGTACTAGCATATAAGAGGGTGCTACAATCAAGattccaccccccaccccccacccccaccctcacccccaatTGCATTTATTCCCCTAGGCTCCCTTGATATTTAGTTTCTATTACCCGGTCAGCTAATACTATTGCCATAAAAACCACACTGAAACTTTCACAGACCTCAAGAGAGGTCATTAGCAGCATGAAAGGGTACAGTGTAGCTGATCTCCTTTGCCTTATCGCCCTGCTTGGAAGGGTGGAAACAAACGCTCACGGGAGCGAGATAAAGAATGATTCAAAGAATGAGTTTTGCTACGCACAAATGAATGTAGATAATAGGAATCAGTGACGTGGCGGGACTTCCTCCCGAACTTCAGTGGGAAGGCTGAGAATAGGGAAGCTTCAAGACTGCAGAGCGGAAGACTACTATAAAGCAGAATGGACAGGGGTTCAAGTATAGATTAGACTAGAAAAAACGGACGCCTACATTTTCTGTTTTGTCTCCGCCCCCGAGCGTCGTACACGCCCCTCACTCGAGGTTCCCAGCCATTtagctccccttccctcccccgtCTCCAGAATGGGCCAATCCGAGGAGGCGGGGCCTTGAGGATCCGCCCTTGACCAATTGGTGGAAAGTGGACGTACCATAGCGTGAGACAACGGCAGTAGTGGGAGCGGGCTGACGTTGGCTGAGCTCCCGGGCAGGTGGAGGCGGTGCGCGCTGCGGTGACCCGGCGTGGTTGCTTTTCCAACCCTGCCCCCACCCCTTATCCCGAGGTCCCGCGGCTTCCCGCGTGCGCGCGCGCGTGCGCGGTATCTAGCCTATCCTAGCCCGGCCCCCGACTCGCGCTGCCCAAAGCCGCTTCCTCCCCTAGACGCCCCCCTCCTTCTCCCGGAGCTCTCTCCGTTCCCCCGTCCCGGAACCGCCGGGATGCAGTGGACGAGGAGTTCGCGTGCCCTGCGAGTGGCCGTGGTGCTGGCCGTCGCGGCGGTGCTGGTGCAGGGCATCCGCATCTGGCTGGACTCCAAGCGCTTCGTCTTCCAGCGCGAGGAGATCGCGCAGCTGGCGCGCCAGTACGCCGGTAAGTGCGGGCGGGGACGCGAGGCGGGGTGCCCCGGAGAGGGCACCCTGCACCCAGATTGGGGCGGGTGGGAAAGAGCCAGGAGAGTGCTTGCAAAGTGAGGGCACCACTCGGCCCCGCTGAGACTTCCCCTCCCAGGAACGCGAGTGTTAATGTGAGGATCAGAGAGGAGCAGCAGCCCCCTTGTGCACCTGGGGTGTGTGTACCGCTGGGGGAGGCTTGGGCTTGGAAAAGGGAGCCACGTGTGTCCTGCGAGGTCAGGCgtcccttccccatcccccactTCACCCCACGGGGTGCCTCGTTTTGGGGGGAGGAGTTTGTGCCCCTTTGGCTTCTTGGTGTAAGTGTTGTGGGGAAGGTCGGGGCGCCAACATTTTAACAGGTCAGAGGATTCAGAGGTTGGAGAGGATCTAAGGGACCATTTAGTCCATACTTAGcccttcttttacagatagaGTAAACTGAGGCCTTGAGAtgcagtgatttgcccaaggtcaccgaGGGATGCTAGAACTGATGTGGTAGCAGAAACCAGGTCTTTTGACAGCTAGATAACGCAGGACTGAGTGGAAGGAAGAGCTGAGTTCGAATCCTGCTTTGTGATCCAGGGCACTTCATTtaactaatttgtaaaatgagaaagttggaacCCATAGTTAAGTATTTTCTGACGTTATATCTGTGATACTACAGTGTCCTTCATCCCTAATTCCCTGTTGTGTTTCACTATACAAATCAACCAATACACATTGATTTGGCACCTGCAGTGTGCCAGACTCTAAGCTAATGAATGATGCTTATATGTCACTTCAAGTCCCTATGTGTAGGAAGAAACGGCTAACATCCATGATATACATGGTGGTCAGGTATTGGAAAGGTGGAAGCCCtcctatgggccaggcactgttatttatatgttgtctcagGGAGATAAGTGATATTTGTGCCTATTTACAAATGGGGaacctgaggcaggcagaagttgAATAATTTGTCTAGGATCATTTCGGCCCAATACTGACCTGAAGTGAGAGAGGAGGAAGATCAGCTGGATGTGcattttaagtatctgaggcaagatttgaaatttTCCTGATCTTAGTGCACACTCTTTATCTACTTTACCACTTAGCTTTTAGGGTTATATAAAGGATCCAGTAATAATGGGTTCTTAACACAGGGACCTTGAacttgttgtttttttgtttttttacattttattaactggctttatatataattggctttctttgtagTCCCTGTTTTAttctgtacatttaaaaatatttggaggaGTCTAtaaggggtatgtgtgtgtgtgtaggcgcACTAGAAGAAAAAGGGTATTTGAGTTGGATATAAGAGGTGACCGGGTCCCTTTCTGCCCTCCCTAGTCCCCCATCAGGACAAGTTAGATTCTGGGATGGGGGGATCTGAGTCTGACATTTGGGAGTGTGGGGCTAGCCAAACCCCTAACCTTTTAATCCCTAACCCACCGTAGGCCTTGACCATGAGCTGGCTTTCTCTCGCCTCATCGTGGAGCTCCGGCGGCTGCACCCAGGCCACATCCTGGCAGATGAGGACCTTCAGTGGGTGTTTGTGAATGCCGGCGGGTGGATGGGCTCCATGTGCCTCCTGCACGCCTCACTCTCCGAGTACGTGCTGCTCTTCGGCACAGCCATCGACACTGGGGGCCACTCTGGTCAGTTTGGACCTTGGATAGGGGAGGAGGGGGCTGGACACAGAGGGCTAGGGGAGGGAGGCCACAAGCTATCAGGAGTTGCTGCGATGGTTAACCTGGGAGGGCAGGAGGAATGGTGGATCCTGCCCTCTGCCCAGATCCGTTGTTTCCAGGGGGTGGGGGGCTATGTTACCccactccttcccttcctctcctcccttccctgtgCCAGGCAAATGCACATCCAGCTGATCTTCTCCTCTCACTTCAGGTCGGTATTGGGCTGAAATCTCAGACACGGTCATCTCTGGAACCTTCCGCCAGTGGAGGGAAGGGACAACCAAGAGTGAAGTTTACTACCCAGGTGTGTGAGGGCCAGCGGGATCAGCTGTGATTGCTGGAGAAGGCAATCTGCTTTGGGTTGGAGATGATTAAGAGGAAAAGGCTCTGGAGGTTAGGATGGGAAGGTGGTGGGGAAGGTCAGTGGTTATGACTTCAGGGGAGCACTCTCTCCCACCTTTctgtcttccctctccccttcactTTCCTGTGCTCTTCACCTCCAGGAGACACCATTGTTCACGGGCCCGGGGAGGCCACAGCGGTGCAGTGGGGGGCTGGCACGTGGATGGTGGAGTACGGCCGGGGCTTCATCCCTTCCACCTTGGGCTTTGCACTGGCCGACACATTCTTCAGCACCCAGGACTTCCTCACACTATTCTACACTCTGCGGGTCTATGCCCGGGCACTGTGTCTGGAGCTCACCACCTACCTCTCCAGCCAGGGACATTGACCTCCCCCCGCCCATTGACACCCCTTTCCCTGCCCACACTAATGAGGGTAGCCTGAGTCTGTGAGATTGAGAAGGTCAGACTCTCAGGAACACAGAGACAGGCCAGACTCAGCGGGGCTGTGCTCGGGCACACACCGAAACGCAGGGATATAGACGTAGCATAGGAAGTTCGGTCTGAGATGACCCTAAATCTATTCCCCGGGCAGCAGTTTGGGGGGATAGTGGAGGTGTCGTTCCCAAGTGTGCCCTAGCCCCCAGTGTGGAACTGTGATACCTCCCATACTCTCCCTCACCAGACGCCTTATATGTCTAGTTCCCTGTCCTGGCTATGCAAAGGGGACCAGTGGCCTGTTCTCTGCCCCACCCTACcaatctttcccctcccctagtaTCACATCTCCTACCCTCCGGGTAGGTGCTGCCAATCATATGTCTTTCCTCATATCCTACTCCAGACTCCCCCCAacccctttttcttttcagagCCCTTAAGGGGATGGGATCCCAAAGTGCTAACCCTTGAGACATTGATCTGTCTCCCAGGCTATTTGACTGacgggggaggggaaggcagagATGGGGTTGAGCCTTCTCATCAAAGACTCCATTCCTATTGGATGCTTCACAGGGCAATCCTCACCTCCAGGGCTCTGTATTGGAGGCATATCAATCGGCAGGTCTCTACTAGATGCACTCTAATCTTTATGCCCAGCCCAgcatggagaaagaaaggagctCACAGGCAGGTTATGAAACTACAACTCACCAGGACAGTGAAgaactgattgattgattgcaaaATCTCAACTACAGGATGAATAAAAGTTCAGAGAACCCTAGAACTCTAAGGGACCTTGGAAATACAATTCCCATAATCTCTTTGTCCACAGGGAAACCAAAGGTTGAGAACTAGTTATTTgcccatttaaatatatataccaaACTATAGTTACACATGTAGTCATGTGGTTCAGGCTTAAAACAGCATTAAAAAGGGTAATTCATTATGGACTTGGAAAACAGAGGTGGGGCTCCAGGAGCTGTTGGCCACCTCCCTCATCCCTTTcctcctgcaaaaaaaaaagttgggaagaaTATGTTGTCCTGTATccctttacagatgggaaaaggAGTGGTGAAATCCAGTTCAAGTAGTATTAATGCCAAACCTTTATCCAGTGCTTAAAgacttgcaaaatgctttcctctGTAGTCCAGTCAggtaagatttttgggacaccttgcactatctatttttcagatgaaatggGTTCAGATATGAAATGACTATCTTTGGGcacccagctaataagtttcCACCTCTTTACTGAGATCccaatccaggtcttctgactcagaGTCTGGTGCTGTGTTTGAATCCCCCCCTTTTAGCTACGAGGCTTCTCTTTGGCTCTACCCACCCAATTCCTTTGAACAATTTGGCTTCTTCCTCCAATCATCAGGAAATAAGGAATCCTAGTTTCTCTTTGGACCTGGTCTCTCTGGGCCACCACCTGAGGATGGTAGAGTGCAGTCTTTTCCTTTAAGACTCCTAGGGATTCAAAGGTCCTTGGCTTCAGCTGTTACTTGAAGGAAGGTGGTCTCAGAGGCCCTCTCAGACCCTTTATGAAGTAGCTTCTTCCCAAAATCCCTCTCTGTtgctgtccatctctgtctcaataaatatttcttgaatatctctttttgtctctttatccTGGGGAAAGCAGTTATGGTGAGCTGGAGTAAGCAATGAGTTGACAGCCCTAAAACCTCTAGTCCTGCCTTCAGGCTGTTGGCCCAACTTTAGCAGTCCTTTCAACCCTAA
This genomic window contains:
- the SIGMAR1 gene encoding sigma non-opioid intracellular receptor 1 isoform X1, coding for MQWTRSSRALRVAVVLAVAAVLVQGIRIWLDSKRFVFQREEIAQLARQYAGLDHELAFSRLIVELRRLHPGHILADEDLQWVFVNAGGWMGSMCLLHASLSEYVLLFGTAIDTGGHSGRYWAEISDTVISGTFRQWREGTTKSEVYYPGDTIVHGPGEATAVQWGAGTWMVEYGRGFIPSTLGFALADTFFSTQDFLTLFYTLRVYARALCLELTTYLSSQGH
- the SIGMAR1 gene encoding sigma non-opioid intracellular receptor 1 isoform X2; this encodes MPAGGWAPCASCTPHSPSRYWAEISDTVISGTFRQWREGTTKSEVYYPGDTIVHGPGEATAVQWGAGTWMVEYGRGFIPSTLGFALADTFFSTQDFLTLFYTLRVYARALCLELTTYLSSQGH